The Pyrus communis chromosome 2, drPyrComm1.1, whole genome shotgun sequence genome includes a window with the following:
- the LOC137727082 gene encoding NAC domain-containing protein 67-like — protein MVQRKSSRLQSVKEQEKLETDPIELRKKQLILDIREAGRIGDQNEQKRRIRWIHETEMMNKLSKARKIGDLQVQLISLGYTFNPEDGLLVCHYLREKCLDGDLLFHSIEDADVYAKHPQNLIDKYKAVGARNVWYFFTRTRPNETQPGTSTSTEQVLAGKWIIGNEMDVLHQGEKVGVKQLLEYCDGDAKTQYKIIEYKLDPLPDNLKSGPWFVCKLYNDASCVEVQSLING, from the exons ATGGTGCAGAGAA AGAGTAGTAGGCTTCAATCTGTTAAGGAGCAGGAGAAATTGGAGACGGATCCGATTGAATTGAGAAAGAAGCAGTTGATTCTTGATATACGGGAGGCGGGCAGAATAGGTGATCAAAATGAACAGAAGCGGAGGATTCGGTGGATTCACGAAACGGAGATGATGAACAAACTA AGCAAAGCAAGGAAAATTGGAGATTTACAAGTACAGTTGATATCGCTCGGTTATACATTCAACCCGGAAGATGGACTATTAGTTTGTCACTACTtaagggaaaagtgtttggacgGGGATCTTTTGTTTCACTCCATTGAAGACGCTGATGTTTACGCAAAGCATCCTCAGAACCTCATAG ACAAATACAAAGCTGTTGGTGCTAGAAATGTTTGGTATTTCTTCACCCGTACCCGCCCGAATGAAACTCAACCTGGTACCAGTACAAGTACGGAGCAGGTTCTGGCCGGAAAATGGATAATTGGCAACGAAATGGATGTGCTTCATCAGGGCGAGAAAGTCGGTGTAAAACAATTACTAGAGTATTGTGACGGGGATGCCAAGACCCAATATAAGATCATCGAGTACAAACTCGATCCTCTTCCAGATAATTTGAAG AGCGGTCCGTGGTTCGTCTGTAAGCTGTACAATGATGCAAGTTGCGTGGAGGTGCAGAGTTTAATTAATGGCTGA
- the LOC137725203 gene encoding protein SOMBRERO-like, with protein MVKRKTSTNNTSRVRVRVESDKDEEILGTNKLELRKLKRIREQEESLKISYRRQEELERQELERLAWVSSSLAACRLEIQAAEMFRKQVEALKKRELEKRLISLGYTFNPDDGILLHHHLREKCLENALGFYAILEEADVYAKHPQNLIENYRALAAGNVGYFFTRSRPNETQPDTSTGTDHVQAGHWIFGKELDVLHQGEKVGVKQLLEYCAAGAKTRYKIIEYRLDPCPDNLKDGPWFLCKLYNDGSYMEVQR; from the exons ATGGTGAAGAGAA AGACTAGTACTAATAATACTagtagggttagggttagggttgaATCTGACAAGGATGAGGAAATTTTGGGGACTAATAAGCTTGAattgagaaagttgaagaggaTTCGCGAACAAGAGGAATCGCTCAAGATTTCCTACCGACGTCAAGAGGAGCTTGAACGGCAGGAACTAGAGAGACTGGCGTGGGTATCTTCTTCCTTGGCTGCCTGCCGCCTTGAAATTCAGGCAGCCGAGATGTTTAGAAAACAG GTGGAAGCACTGAAAAAGCGAGAGTTGGAAAAACGGTTGATATCCCTTGGTTACACATTCAACCCAGACGATGGAATATTACTTCATCACCACTTAAGGGAAAAGTGCCTCGAAAACGCTCTTGGTTTTTATGCCATTCTTGAAGAAGCTGACGTCTACGCAAAGCATCCTCAGAACCTAATAG AAAACTACCGTGCTCTTGCTGCTGGAAATGTTGGGTATTTCTTCACCCGTAGCCGCCCAAATGAAACTCAACCTGATACTAGTACAGGTACAGATCATGTTCAGGCCGGACATTGGATCTTTGGCAAAGAATTGGACGTGCTTCATCAGGGCGAGAAAGTCGGTGTTAAACAATTACTAGAGTATTGTGCAGCGGGCGCCAAGACCAGATATAAGATCATCGAGTACAGACTCGATCCTTGTCCAGACAACTTAAAG GATGGTCCTTGGTTCCTTTGTAAGCTGTACAACGACGGGAGTTACATGGAGGTGCAGAGGTAG